A genomic stretch from Petrimonas mucosa includes:
- a CDS encoding MotA/TolQ/ExbB proton channel family protein, with translation MNLLQIASVQDTLQQITTSVEPQTTTNALDLAFKGGWLMIVLLVLLLLSVYVLIERTLVINKARQEDSSFMNRIKDYILDGKIETAMSLCRNTNTPTARMVEKGISRLGRPTADVMSAIENQGNIEISKLEKGLPLLATTASGAPMIGFLGTVTGMVKAFMSMASAGANVDVTILSTGIYEALVTTVGGLVVGIIALFAYNYLTTRIKGIVNKLEMRIMEFMDILNEPVA, from the coding sequence ATGAACTTGTTACAAATTGCTTCTGTTCAGGATACATTGCAGCAGATCACGACCTCGGTTGAACCCCAGACAACGACAAATGCTTTAGACCTGGCTTTTAAGGGTGGATGGCTGATGATCGTGTTGCTGGTTCTCTTGCTCCTTTCGGTATATGTATTGATAGAGAGGACATTGGTGATAAACAAAGCCAGACAGGAGGACAGCTCCTTTATGAACCGCATCAAGGATTACATCCTGGATGGAAAAATTGAGACAGCAATGTCGCTTTGCCGGAACACCAACACCCCCACCGCACGTATGGTGGAAAAGGGCATCTCCCGGTTGGGCAGGCCAACAGCCGATGTCATGTCGGCCATCGAGAATCAGGGAAATATCGAGATCTCCAAACTGGAGAAGGGGCTGCCACTGCTTGCAACCACCGCTTCCGGTGCTCCCATGATCGGGTTCCTCGGAACGGTCACCGGAATGGTGAAGGCCTTTATGAGCATGGCAAGCGCCGGTGCAAACGTGGATGTAACCATCCTGTCGACAGGTATCTACGAGGCGCTGGTAACAACCGTTGGTGGACTTGTTGTGGGTATCATTGCACTTTTTGCATACAACTACCTGACAACGCGGATAAAGGGCATCGTCAACAAACTTGAGATGCGTATCATGGAGTTTATGGATATTTTGAACGAGCCGGTGGCATAA
- a CDS encoding ExbD/TolR family protein yields MALKQRFNVEASFSMASMTDVIFLLLIFFMITSTIVVPNAIKVLLPKAQQQAQAKPITRVTIDKDLNYYVANANERERKVTFEQITPFLQSVYTAEPDIFVALYADEEVPYREIVKILDIANQNRFKMVLMTRPN; encoded by the coding sequence ATGGCATTAAAACAGCGATTCAATGTAGAAGCGAGTTTCAGCATGGCCTCGATGACCGATGTGATCTTTCTCCTGCTGATCTTCTTCATGATCACATCCACCATCGTAGTCCCCAATGCCATAAAGGTGTTGCTGCCCAAAGCTCAACAGCAGGCCCAGGCAAAACCGATCACCCGGGTTACCATCGACAAGGATCTGAACTATTATGTAGCCAACGCAAACGAGAGAGAACGGAAGGTCACTTTCGAGCAGATCACGCCCTTCTTGCAATCGGTCTACACGGCCGAACCCGACATCTTTGTGGCACTCTACGCCGATGAGGAGGTTCCTTATCGCGAAATAGTGAAGATTTTGGATATTGCCAATCAGAACCGGTTTAAAATGGTATTGATGACAAGGCCGAACTAA